Proteins from a single region of Chryseobacterium scophthalmum:
- a CDS encoding TonB-dependent receptor: MEKKFWLLLFVISSLLLNAQKLSIDGKVLNFEKKPIENVTVYLLKQKDSSIVNYTPTNSEGKFSLKTDEFSESTILKIDAEKYITYSKSFDVIKQSVSLGEIELEKNSVQNIEEVTISASPVKIKKDTIEFNASAIKVRPDSKIEELLKQIPGVEVSNDGKITVNGKEVDQIMINGKPFFDKDGKIALQNLPADIIKNIQFTTTKTKEEELSGKAPKSKNTTINFTIDEKKNKGLLSRLTVGYGSDERYEGSLLLSYFKKDSKISLLASSNNINSQGFSNDEVFDSMGHGRNSWLMQGGSVISDGGNTYYTQGGNNTKGIQRSTTVGFNYSDKFDKKTDLESLSVMHIDNNLETRSRVSRTTLLPEFTLKTNSESNGENDSQQYSFAASARIKIDSLTNIYFSPNFSRTEGFNFSNSKSSTLKDNLLLNESESFTSSKTENNNFSPNLYFSRKFKKKGRVWSANINTTISESKRENTNNSQTIFYQTADPNDIRNQVSKTKNQTNRYRFTTAYSEPLSDSSNVTVNLTYENKLTRNLRDVNDFDLSNGQYSDYNDALSNTMSQKNSQFKPEISYELNKKKINFWASANLDITDMNVNSFFNSQRYNFQNNFALPGYSLNLQYQFSDNKSLSIYNSADFSIPTAEQLTPFTDNMNPLITYKGNPDLKNRWQNSSYIYYSNYNILKNMNYYMSLSFNYYNNDVTNYSYYDDSGKQFSTYVNISGNKYVNLGGGFSKTFKWKQNKLILNPRFNMNYGYNRGFINTQQFTSETYSINPGFNLTYELKEKFTIKPSYSLGYNFSEYSNYSVGNVKTSNQILKMELTNYIFKTKLVFGNDFEYNTTSNIAPGFKRDFYFWNTSLGYSFFNKQLTAKVKVYDVLNQNQSVRRTITNTYFEDREDLILKRYVMFSLTMKLNKFAGKKAEVK, translated from the coding sequence ATGGAGAAAAAGTTTTGGTTACTGCTCTTTGTAATCAGCAGTTTATTATTAAATGCTCAAAAATTAAGCATAGACGGAAAAGTTTTAAACTTTGAAAAAAAACCAATTGAAAATGTCACCGTTTATTTATTGAAACAAAAAGATTCCTCTATTGTTAATTATACACCAACCAACAGCGAAGGAAAATTCTCTCTAAAAACTGATGAGTTCTCAGAATCAACTATTCTAAAAATTGATGCTGAAAAATATATTACGTACTCAAAAAGTTTTGATGTTATTAAACAATCGGTTTCGCTTGGAGAAATTGAACTGGAGAAAAACTCTGTTCAAAATATTGAAGAAGTAACAATTTCAGCTTCGCCTGTTAAAATTAAAAAAGATACGATCGAGTTTAATGCTTCTGCAATAAAAGTAAGACCAGACAGTAAAATTGAAGAACTTTTAAAACAGATTCCGGGTGTTGAAGTCAGCAACGACGGAAAAATTACCGTTAACGGGAAAGAAGTCGACCAGATCATGATCAACGGAAAACCTTTTTTCGACAAAGACGGAAAAATTGCATTACAAAATCTTCCGGCAGATATTATTAAAAATATTCAGTTTACCACTACAAAAACCAAAGAAGAAGAATTGAGTGGTAAAGCTCCGAAATCGAAGAATACCACCATCAATTTTACTATAGACGAAAAGAAAAACAAAGGTTTACTATCGCGTTTAACAGTTGGTTACGGCTCTGATGAGCGCTATGAAGGCAGCTTACTTTTAAGTTATTTTAAAAAAGATTCAAAGATCAGTCTTTTGGCATCTTCTAATAATATCAATTCTCAGGGTTTTTCTAATGATGAGGTTTTCGACAGTATGGGACACGGAAGAAATTCATGGCTTATGCAGGGTGGATCTGTCATTAGTGACGGCGGAAATACGTATTACACACAAGGTGGGAACAATACCAAAGGAATTCAGCGCAGTACGACCGTAGGATTTAATTACAGTGATAAATTCGACAAAAAAACAGATTTGGAATCTTTGAGTGTAATGCACATCGATAATAATCTCGAAACAAGATCAAGAGTTTCCAGAACCACTTTATTACCGGAATTTACGTTAAAAACAAACTCTGAAAGCAACGGAGAAAATGATAGCCAACAGTATAGTTTTGCTGCTTCAGCAAGAATAAAAATAGATTCTCTTACCAATATTTATTTTTCACCTAACTTTTCACGAACAGAAGGTTTTAATTTCAGCAATTCAAAATCATCTACTCTAAAAGATAATTTACTTCTGAATGAAAGCGAATCGTTTACAAGTTCTAAAACAGAGAACAATAATTTCTCGCCCAATCTTTATTTTTCAAGAAAATTTAAAAAGAAAGGCCGTGTTTGGTCAGCCAATATAAACACTACGATCTCAGAATCTAAAAGGGAAAACACCAATAATTCCCAAACTATTTTCTACCAAACCGCAGATCCAAATGATATAAGAAATCAAGTTTCCAAGACAAAAAATCAAACCAACAGATACCGTTTTACAACAGCCTATTCTGAGCCTTTATCCGATTCATCAAATGTAACTGTGAACTTAACTTACGAAAATAAATTAACCAGAAATTTAAGAGATGTAAATGATTTTGATTTGAGTAATGGACAATATTCTGACTATAATGATGCTTTATCGAATACGATGAGCCAAAAAAACAGCCAATTTAAACCTGAAATATCTTATGAGCTCAATAAAAAGAAAATCAATTTTTGGGCATCGGCCAATTTGGATATTACAGATATGAATGTGAATTCGTTTTTCAACAGTCAGCGATACAACTTTCAAAATAACTTTGCTTTGCCCGGCTATAGTTTAAATCTTCAATATCAGTTTTCAGACAATAAAAGTCTGAGTATTTACAATAGCGCAGATTTTTCGATTCCTACTGCAGAACAGCTTACGCCGTTTACAGATAATATGAATCCTTTGATTACTTACAAAGGAAATCCAGATTTGAAAAACAGGTGGCAAAACTCATCTTATATCTATTACAGCAATTATAATATCTTGAAAAACATGAACTATTATATGAGCTTAAGTTTCAACTACTACAATAATGATGTGACCAACTATTCTTACTATGACGATTCTGGAAAGCAGTTTTCTACCTACGTCAATATAAGTGGAAACAAATATGTAAACCTTGGTGGTGGCTTTTCTAAAACATTCAAATGGAAACAGAATAAACTTATTTTAAACCCTAGATTTAATATGAATTATGGCTACAACAGAGGTTTTATCAACACACAGCAGTTTACCAGTGAAACATACAGCATCAACCCTGGTTTTAATCTTACGTATGAATTGAAAGAAAAATTCACCATCAAACCGTCTTATTCATTAGGCTATAATTTCTCCGAATACAGCAATTACAGTGTTGGAAATGTGAAAACAAGCAATCAAATCCTTAAAATGGAGTTGACCAATTATATTTTTAAAACTAAACTTGTCTTCGGAAATGATTTTGAATACAACACGACCTCAAACATCGCGCCTGGTTTCAAAAGAGACTTCTACTTTTGGAATACAAGTTTGGGATATTCATTTTTCAACAAACAGTTGACCGCAAAAGTGAAAGTATATGATGTTCTTAATCAAAACCAAAGTGTAAGACGTACTATTACCAACACTTATTTTGAAGACAGAGAAGATTTAATTCTAAAACGTTATGTCATGTTTTCTTTAACCATGAAACTAAACAAATTTGCTGGAAAGAAAGCTGAAGTAAAATAA
- a CDS encoding SH3 domain-containing protein: MSTLQDKYSSVVSAAQSAGVSNLQVQEQDGILYVSGNASNTAAKDAVWNALGAIDSTYSASDINIDVQVAGLAAGANLTVATEESNLNIRQEPSTEAAVVGKAAKGASVTLVEQTSDDWWKVKTADGQEGYAYSRYLKA, encoded by the coding sequence ATGAGCACATTACAAGATAAATATTCAAGTGTAGTTTCTGCTGCTCAGTCTGCAGGAGTTTCAAACTTACAGGTTCAGGAGCAGGACGGAATTCTTTATGTTTCCGGAAATGCATCAAACACCGCTGCAAAAGACGCAGTTTGGAATGCTTTAGGAGCAATTGATTCTACGTATTCTGCTTCAGATATTAATATCGACGTGCAGGTTGCAGGTCTTGCTGCAGGTGCAAATCTTACGGTTGCTACCGAAGAATCTAATCTGAACATCAGACAAGAGCCTTCAACTGAAGCTGCAGTTGTAGGAAAAGCAGCTAAAGGAGCTTCTGTAACTTTAGTAGAGCAAACTTCAGACGATTGGTGGAAAGTAAAAACTGCCGATGGACAGGAAGGTTACGCTTATTCAAGATATTTGAAAGCTTAA
- a CDS encoding dicarboxylate/amino acid:cation symporter, producing MKGQNKLFIAIIVSLILGVAIGGLVHLQYPESAEPFSKNIKLLGTIFIRLVQMIIAPLVFTTLVVGIAKMSDIKMIGRVGSKAMLWFISASLVSLFIGLILVNWLEPGHVTKLPIQDAASAEELLKSSKGFSMEDFVKHVVPKSIFEAFATNEVLQIVVFSIMFGVALANLGDEYAQPVIKLFDVVAHAILKMVGYIMWFAPLGVLGAIAAVVATNGFEIFKVYAIYLRDFFFAIAVLWLVLLIVGYLILGNRLFDLLKRIKSPLLIAFSTTSSEAVFPKLVEELERFGCNNRVVSFILPLGYSFNLDGSMMYMTFASIFIAQIYGIEMSIGQQITMLLVLMLTSKGIAGVPRASLVIIVATCSMFGIPPEGIALILPIDHFCDMARSMTNVLGNALATSAVSKWEGQLENHGGDM from the coding sequence ATGAAAGGACAAAACAAACTATTTATTGCCATCATTGTTTCACTTATTTTGGGTGTAGCAATTGGAGGCTTGGTTCATTTACAATATCCTGAAAGCGCAGAACCGTTTTCGAAAAATATAAAACTCCTCGGAACTATTTTCATCAGACTGGTTCAGATGATTATTGCACCGTTGGTTTTCACAACTTTGGTGGTGGGAATTGCCAAAATGAGCGATATTAAAATGATTGGTAGAGTAGGATCTAAAGCGATGCTTTGGTTTATTTCTGCATCTCTTGTTTCTCTTTTCATAGGTTTGATTCTGGTAAACTGGCTTGAACCGGGACATGTAACCAAACTTCCGATACAGGATGCTGCTTCTGCAGAAGAGCTTTTAAAATCGAGCAAAGGGTTTTCTATGGAAGATTTTGTAAAGCATGTTGTTCCTAAAAGTATTTTTGAAGCTTTTGCAACAAACGAAGTACTTCAGATTGTAGTTTTCTCAATTATGTTTGGAGTTGCTTTAGCTAATTTGGGAGACGAATATGCACAACCGGTTATTAAATTATTTGATGTGGTTGCTCATGCGATTCTAAAAATGGTAGGTTACATCATGTGGTTTGCACCACTTGGAGTTTTAGGTGCCATTGCGGCCGTTGTCGCGACCAATGGTTTTGAAATATTTAAGGTATATGCCATTTATCTGAGAGACTTTTTCTTTGCTATTGCCGTTCTTTGGCTTGTTTTATTGATTGTAGGATATTTAATTTTAGGAAACCGTCTTTTTGATTTATTAAAAAGAATTAAATCGCCTTTGTTGATTGCTTTTTCTACAACAAGTTCGGAAGCTGTTTTCCCTAAATTGGTTGAAGAATTAGAAAGATTTGGCTGTAATAACAGAGTAGTATCGTTTATCTTGCCTTTAGGATATTCGTTTAATTTAGATGGAAGTATGATGTACATGACTTTTGCATCAATCTTTATTGCTCAGATTTACGGAATTGAAATGTCTATCGGGCAACAAATAACAATGCTTTTGGTGTTGATGTTAACGTCAAAAGGAATTGCAGGAGTTCCGAGAGCATCTTTGGTAATTATCGTTGCGACTTGTTCGATGTTTGGAATTCCACCGGAAGGAATTGCTTTGATTCTTCCTATCGATCACTTCTGCGATATGGCGAGAAGTATGACCAATGTGTTAGGAAATGCTTTAGCAACTTCTGCCGTTTCAAAATGGGAAGGGCAGCTCGAAAATCACGGGGGAGATATGTAA
- a CDS encoding phytanoyl-CoA dioxygenase family protein: MNLQNHKNLIQENGFTVINNIFSEDEIEKITKVIQNIDTSKETFRKSEDLFAIRQFLKEVPDVKEFIFNDSVKEIIKEIFGEKYFAVKSIYFDKPEKSNWYVAYHQDLTISVDKKVELENFGPWTTKQNQFAVQPPLEILENIFTIRIHLDDTDQNNGALKVVPKSHSKGIYRPETIDWNVETETICNVEKGGLMIMKPLLLHGSNRTTNGKKRRVIHIEFSNKVLPEVLNWSERTD; the protein is encoded by the coding sequence ATGAATTTACAAAATCATAAAAATCTAATTCAGGAAAACGGCTTCACAGTCATCAACAATATTTTTTCAGAAGATGAAATTGAAAAAATAACCAAAGTCATTCAAAATATTGATACTTCAAAAGAAACGTTCAGAAAATCGGAAGATCTTTTTGCAATCAGACAGTTTTTAAAGGAAGTTCCCGATGTGAAAGAGTTCATTTTTAATGATAGTGTAAAAGAGATCATTAAAGAAATTTTCGGTGAAAAGTATTTTGCTGTAAAAAGTATTTATTTCGACAAACCTGAAAAATCAAACTGGTATGTTGCCTATCATCAGGATTTAACCATTTCAGTGGATAAAAAGGTTGAACTGGAAAATTTCGGACCGTGGACAACCAAACAGAATCAGTTTGCAGTGCAACCACCTTTAGAAATTCTTGAAAATATCTTTACCATCAGAATTCATCTTGATGATACCGATCAAAATAATGGAGCTTTAAAAGTAGTTCCTAAATCCCACTCAAAAGGAATCTACAGACCCGAAACCATCGATTGGAATGTAGAAACAGAAACGATCTGCAACGTAGAAAAAGGCGGATTGATGATCATGAAACCTTTGCTTCTTCATGGTTCCAACCGAACAACAAACGGCAAGAAAAGAAGAGTTATTCACATTGAATTTTCAAATAAAGTATTGCCGGAAGTGTTGAATTGGTCGGAGAGAACAGATTAA
- a CDS encoding Mrp/NBP35 family ATP-binding protein, whose product MLTKEKIQDFLKEIEVDDLVSNFQVMGNDVYIDMTAHSPAMHEKKKLEAAMKQAFASEFGEEINLKLKIVSPEPSEVQLSQIKGKQIPGIQNIIAIASGKGGVGKSTVSANLAVTLAKMGFKVGILDADIYGPSVPTMFDTEGQKPISVDVNGKSLMKPIENYGVKMLSIGYFSGANQAVVWRGPMASKALNQMIRDAAWGELDFLLIDLPPGTGDIHLSIIQEVPVTGAVIVSTPQHVALADVRKGIAMFNMESINIPVLGLIENMAYFTPEELPDNKYYIFGNQGAQYLAEDLNIPVLGEIPLIQSIREAGDVGRPAALQEGSKIAEIYTETAKKMVESLLERNKFLPPTEAVKISTMAGCSPKK is encoded by the coding sequence ATGTTGACTAAAGAAAAGATTCAGGATTTCCTTAAAGAAATTGAAGTTGATGACTTGGTGTCTAATTTTCAAGTAATGGGGAATGACGTTTATATAGATATGACAGCGCATTCGCCGGCAATGCACGAAAAGAAAAAGCTTGAGGCAGCAATGAAACAGGCGTTTGCAAGTGAATTTGGTGAAGAGATTAATTTAAAACTTAAAATTGTTTCTCCGGAACCAAGTGAAGTTCAGCTAAGCCAGATTAAAGGAAAACAAATCCCTGGAATTCAAAATATTATTGCCATCGCATCAGGAAAAGGTGGTGTTGGTAAGTCTACCGTTTCTGCAAACCTTGCAGTAACTTTAGCGAAAATGGGTTTCAAAGTAGGAATTTTAGATGCTGATATTTACGGACCATCTGTTCCTACGATGTTTGATACAGAAGGTCAAAAACCAATTTCTGTTGACGTAAACGGAAAAAGCTTAATGAAACCTATCGAAAATTACGGTGTGAAAATGCTTTCTATTGGATATTTTTCAGGAGCAAACCAAGCGGTAGTCTGGAGAGGACCAATGGCTTCAAAAGCTCTGAACCAAATGATCAGAGATGCAGCTTGGGGAGAATTAGATTTCTTATTAATCGACCTTCCTCCGGGAACTGGTGATATTCATTTGTCTATTATTCAGGAAGTTCCGGTAACTGGAGCAGTGATCGTAAGTACGCCTCAACACGTTGCTTTGGCAGACGTTAGAAAAGGAATTGCGATGTTCAATATGGAAAGTATCAACATCCCTGTTCTTGGATTGATAGAAAATATGGCGTATTTTACACCGGAAGAGTTACCTGATAATAAATATTATATCTTTGGAAACCAAGGAGCGCAATATTTAGCTGAAGATTTAAATATTCCTGTTTTAGGAGAAATTCCTTTAATTCAGAGCATCAGAGAAGCGGGTGATGTAGGAAGACCGGCAGCTTTGCAGGAAGGTTCTAAAATTGCTGAGATTTATACAGAAACTGCGAAGAAAATGGTAGAAAGTTTATTGGAAAGAAACAAGTTCCTTCCGCCAACTGAAGCCGTGAAAATTTCAACAATGGCAGGTTGCTCACCAAAAAAATAA
- a CDS encoding GH92 family glycosyl hydrolase produces the protein MKKILFVLLGLIAHNSFSQNYSQYVNPFIGTGGHGHTFPGAIVPFGMVQLSPDTRIDGSWDGCSGYHYSDSIIYGFSHTHLNGTGVSDYGDIMLMPTMGKPGLTPKEYSSKFSHKNEKATAGFYSVKLDKNNIDVRLTTTARVGYHEYKFNKAGNANIILDLNHRDKLLEGEVRIIDSKTIEVFRRSEAWATNQYIYARIEFSKPMKISSKSFNGKNENNTFSGTKLALAFTSAVKKGEKISVKVAISPTGYEGAAKNMLAEGKSNDFNEIQNQAVANWNKELSKIEVKSDDKNKLAIFYTAMYHVFTQPNINMDVDGKYRGRDNKFYTANDFGYYSVFSLWDTFRGAHPLMTLIDKKRTADFVNTFIKQREQGGRLPVWELASNETECMIGYHGVSVIADAMAKGITGFDYEKAFEASKNSAMQDIFGLNAYKQKNYISIDDEHESVSKTLEYAYDDWCIAQMAKILNKKEDYEYFMKRSQNWKNLYNPANGFMQARKNGNWYEPFDPSEVNNNYTEGNSWHYSYFVPQDIPGLIQAHGGKEKFEQFIDAIFSASDKTTGREQVDITGLIGQYAQGNEPSHHIAYLYNFVDKPQKTEEKIKFILDNFYKNTPDGLIGNEDCGQMSAWFILSSMGIYSVTPGKAEWETVTPYFDEVKLHLEDGTTRIITKNTPKSELKKLGFENIKPIKDLKYAEQTASPVINADRLFEFTTQVKITPLNEKDKVYYMTLDESDANVRKTFKVYKEPFTINKTTQVSTYAERNGEKSGITTANFNRRPNHWDVTINATVNPQYTAGGKLAIIDGINGDVNWRKGEWQGYQGQTVEAIIDFKSPQQINEISSTYLQDSRAWILMPKKVEYYASMDGKTFILLKTLENNIDPKDTNVQVKDFRTTVLPTEARYVKVKAYHFGKLPEWHQGAGGEAYVFVDEISVK, from the coding sequence ATGAAAAAAATATTATTCGTTCTTTTAGGATTAATTGCTCATAATTCGTTTTCACAAAATTATTCGCAATATGTAAATCCTTTTATCGGAACGGGCGGTCACGGACATACTTTTCCGGGCGCAATTGTGCCTTTCGGAATGGTACAACTTTCTCCGGACACAAGAATAGACGGAAGCTGGGACGGTTGCAGCGGTTATCATTATTCAGATTCTATCATCTACGGGTTTTCTCATACCCACTTAAACGGAACCGGAGTTTCAGATTACGGAGACATTATGTTGATGCCTACGATGGGGAAACCGGGATTAACGCCAAAAGAATATTCATCAAAATTTTCTCATAAGAACGAAAAAGCAACGGCTGGATTTTATTCTGTTAAATTAGATAAAAATAACATCGATGTTCGTTTGACTACCACCGCTAGAGTTGGTTATCACGAATATAAATTCAATAAAGCCGGAAATGCTAACATTATTTTAGATTTAAATCACAGAGACAAACTGCTGGAAGGTGAAGTAAGAATTATCGACAGCAAAACGATTGAGGTTTTCAGAAGAAGTGAAGCCTGGGCAACCAACCAATATATTTATGCGAGAATTGAGTTTTCAAAACCAATGAAAATTTCAAGTAAAAGCTTTAACGGTAAAAACGAAAACAATACTTTTTCGGGAACTAAATTAGCTTTAGCATTTACCTCAGCAGTAAAAAAAGGTGAAAAAATAAGTGTAAAAGTGGCGATTTCTCCGACTGGTTACGAAGGAGCAGCAAAAAATATGTTGGCTGAAGGAAAATCAAATGATTTTAACGAAATTCAAAATCAAGCCGTTGCAAACTGGAATAAAGAACTTTCTAAAATTGAAGTAAAATCTGACGATAAAAACAAACTGGCAATTTTCTACACCGCAATGTATCACGTTTTCACGCAACCTAATATCAATATGGATGTTGACGGAAAATACCGTGGAAGAGACAACAAGTTTTACACAGCGAATGATTTTGGATATTATTCTGTTTTCTCACTTTGGGATACTTTCAGAGGAGCGCATCCTTTGATGACATTGATCGACAAAAAAAGAACCGCAGATTTTGTAAATACTTTCATCAAACAGCGTGAACAAGGCGGAAGACTTCCGGTTTGGGAACTGGCTTCCAATGAAACCGAATGTATGATCGGTTATCACGGAGTTTCTGTAATTGCAGATGCAATGGCAAAAGGAATTACCGGTTTTGATTATGAAAAAGCTTTTGAAGCTTCAAAAAATTCGGCGATGCAGGATATTTTTGGTTTAAATGCTTACAAACAGAAAAATTACATCAGCATTGATGATGAGCATGAAAGTGTTTCTAAAACTTTAGAATACGCTTATGACGATTGGTGTATCGCTCAAATGGCGAAAATTTTAAACAAGAAAGAAGATTACGAATACTTCATGAAACGTTCTCAAAACTGGAAAAATCTTTACAATCCAGCGAATGGTTTTATGCAGGCAAGAAAAAACGGGAACTGGTACGAACCTTTTGACCCTAGTGAAGTCAATAATAATTACACTGAAGGAAATTCTTGGCATTATTCATATTTTGTTCCGCAGGATATTCCGGGATTAATTCAGGCTCATGGCGGAAAAGAAAAATTTGAACAATTTATCGACGCTATTTTCTCAGCTTCAGATAAAACAACAGGAAGAGAGCAGGTAGATATCACCGGATTGATTGGACAATATGCACAAGGAAACGAGCCGAGTCATCACATCGCTTATCTTTATAATTTCGTTGATAAGCCTCAGAAAACAGAAGAAAAAATCAAATTTATTCTTGATAATTTCTACAAAAACACTCCAGATGGATTGATTGGAAATGAAGATTGCGGACAAATGAGCGCATGGTTTATTTTAAGCTCAATGGGAATTTATTCTGTAACTCCGGGGAAAGCTGAATGGGAAACGGTAACGCCATATTTTGATGAGGTTAAATTACATTTAGAAGATGGAACAACAAGGATCATCACTAAAAACACTCCGAAAAGTGAGCTTAAAAAACTAGGTTTTGAAAACATAAAGCCCATTAAAGACCTAAAATATGCAGAGCAGACTGCTTCGCCAGTTATCAATGCAGACCGTCTTTTTGAGTTTACCACTCAGGTAAAAATCACTCCGCTGAATGAAAAAGATAAAGTATATTATATGACTTTGGATGAAAGTGATGCCAACGTAAGAAAAACTTTTAAAGTGTATAAAGAACCTTTCACCATCAACAAAACAACTCAGGTTTCTACATATGCTGAAAGAAATGGTGAGAAAAGCGGAATTACCACAGCCAACTTCAACAGAAGACCTAATCATTGGGATGTAACCATTAATGCAACCGTAAATCCGCAATATACAGCCGGTGGAAAATTGGCAATTATCGACGGGATCAATGGTGATGTCAACTGGAGAAAAGGTGAATGGCAAGGTTATCAAGGTCAAACTGTGGAAGCGATTATCGATTTTAAATCTCCTCAGCAGATCAATGAAATTTCTTCAACGTATTTACAGGACAGCAGAGCGTGGATCTTAATGCCTAAAAAAGTAGAATATTACGCTTCAATGGACGGCAAAACCTTCATTCTTCTGAAAACTTTAGAAAATAATATTGATCCTAAAGACACCAATGTTCAGGTAAAAGATTTCAGAACAACGGTTCTTCCTACTGAAGCAAGATATGTAAAAGTAAAAGCGTATCACTTCGGAAAGCTTCCGGAATGGCATCAAGGGGCAGGTGGAGAAGCTTATGTTTTTGTGGATGAAATTTCTGTGAAATAG
- a CDS encoding BON domain-containing protein encodes MKKTITMSALALAVSFGAISCKKKVSDAELQTQATTVVAASPTATIEVKEGVAHLGGTFATQAEKDAAIKSLKEIKGVKDVHDMATVESVPPPPPPVETASAVDPMVQQKVQDAVKDFPSVKVEVVNGELTLTGNVSSVQARKIKESVDALKVGKYNNNLVVK; translated from the coding sequence ATGAAAAAAACAATCACAATGTCTGCTCTAGCTTTGGCAGTATCATTTGGAGCTATTTCGTGTAAAAAGAAAGTTTCTGACGCTGAGCTTCAGACTCAGGCAACAACTGTTGTAGCAGCAAGTCCTACTGCAACTATTGAAGTAAAAGAAGGAGTTGCGCATCTTGGCGGAACCTTTGCAACTCAGGCTGAAAAAGATGCGGCTATAAAATCTCTGAAAGAAATAAAAGGGGTAAAAGATGTACATGATATGGCAACTGTAGAATCAGTTCCACCTCCACCACCGCCTGTAGAAACTGCTTCAGCTGTAGATCCTATGGTTCAGCAAAAAGTACAGGATGCTGTGAAAGATTTTCCTTCTGTAAAAGTAGAAGTTGTAAACGGAGAATTAACACTTACAGGAAACGTATCTTCTGTTCAGGCTAGAAAAATTAAAGAATCTGTAGATGCTTTAAAAGTTGGAAAATATAACAATAACTTAGTGGTAAAATAA